The genomic interval TCATCAACACAATATTGGCGTGTCCTGCCTGACGTGCGAAAACTTCTACTTTTGACGCAAATGTCTCTCGTCTATTCATTATTAATGCCACAACGACACCAATAATTGCCGCAACATTTAACGGCATAAAAGTAAAGTCTTTCGTGATGATACCAGCACCTAAAAAGATACTTATAAATACGACTAACGGAATGAGCGCCCATGGACTGCTGTGCTCATGCTCTTGTTCTAACATAAAAAATCTCCTTAACGAAAAGCAAATCACCTGTTTGCGTATGTGCGATGTGCTTCTCCTTCACTTTATTTTTATATCTTTTATAAAAGCAAAAAATCATTTTTAATGACATTTGAAAAATTGAATTTTACTGTTAAACAATACATGAAAACCGTGTGACCGTCAACGTCTTAAATGTTCGTCCCATAAACGCTGGATGAACGCAATAAAATAGTCAGGCACTTTATCTAAAATTTGTTCATTCGGCTGGAATTTTTCGTGGTGAAGTGGATATTCACTGTCTGAGCCAATCATCGCAAAATGAACAGGTGCCACGGCTTGATATCCTGAGAAGTCTTCACCTATCGTCAGTGCACGCGGTAACACTTCTGTTTCATAACCGACTGATTGTGCCACTTCCAATGCCATATTTTGTAACTTTTCATCATTGACGACAGAGGCAGTTAAACGGTGATAATCCAAATCAATCTTCACATTAAACTGTTTTTCTAATCCTTCACAAATTTGTGTCATTCTTTCTTCAACTTGGTCACGAATTTCTGCTTTAAAACTGCGAACTGTCCCTTCTACCATCGCTTCTTGAGGGATGACATTCCACGTGTGACCACTATGAATTTGACCTACCGTCACAACCGCTTCATCATAAGGGGCAATGTTACGACTCACAATCGTTTGTATGCTTAAAATAAGTTGTCCTAACACGATTTGCGGGTCTACCGAATCTTGGGGCATTGCTGCATGTGCGCCTCGACCTTGAATACGAATGTTGAAACGATCTACATTTGATGTTAAATGCCCGGATTTTGCACGCCATTCACCGACTTTTATAGTTGGTGCATTGTGGAAACCAAGAATCGCTAACGCCCCATCTAATGCGCCTGTTTGAACGACAGCAGGTGCCCCATCACCTGTTTCTTCAGCAGATTGGAAGATAATACGGACGCGTCCTGTTAATTCTGATTCCATCTCTTTCAATTTCACTGCTGTACCGAGAATAGACGCCATATGAATATCATGACCACAGGCGTGCATCACATTGTCATTTTGTGATTGATACGCTAAGTTTGTTTTTTCATTAATTGGTAGCGCATCAATGTCTGAACGAATCGCAATCATATCTTCTCCTTCACCTACTTCTGCGATTAGTCCGACTTTTAATGGTAAATCGAGTATTCGAATATCGTAACTTTCTAAAATTTCTCGTAACCGTGCTGTTGTTTGAAATTCCTCATTTGAAAGTTCTGGATTTTGATGAAACCATCTTCTCCATTCAATCAATTGTTTTAAATCAGCTGCCATGCTAATCCCTTCCTTTTCGATATTTTTTTCGATATTTTTGAATCCGTTGATAACTATAATAAGTCGCTGTGCCTACGAGTACCCCGAGCGCTAAATTACGTGCGATGACAATCAATAAAAAAGTAATGAGCATAATCATGAATTCTGTCCAACGTCGCTCGACAATATACCTCAACGTTTGACGGTCAAAAGTGTTCATCGAAATACGTGTCAATACGATAGCTAACACGACCATCGGAATACTGCCGACCAGGGGACTTAATAAAATTAAAAATAACAACATCACGATACCTGCTGCCAAAGTTGAAAGTCGTGATGTTGCCCCTAATTCGAGATTATATTTAGACTGTCCCACTAACGCACTTCCCGCAAGCCCTCCAAATAAACAAATGATGAGATTCGTGAAGCCCTGACCGAATGATTCACGATTGAGACTGCTAGAGGTTGCTGTTCGTTGATCGACCATTCGCGCTGTTAAACTCGTTTGAATCGTTGCGACAATCGCTAACATTAAGCCAAAAATGAAAAGTTCTACTACCATCCATCCTGTTAAATCAACTTGAGGTAACCCGAGCGTCGGCATTTCGAAATGAATATGCGCTAAATCTTGAACATTAATTAAATCGACATGAAACATTTTAGCCGCTATTGATAAAACTACAATCATGATAAGTGCAGCAGGGATACGCTCCGTTATATAAGGAATTAAAAATATCATGACTAAGCTGAGCGTTGCAAATAGGTACGTCCACAGATTGTGACCAAAAATATGTTTCAGTTGCGAGGTAAATAATAAATAAGCTAACGCATTCATAAATCCCACGACGACCGGCACTGGAATTTTATGTATCGCTTTATCCACACGACAAAATGCGAATAAGATTTGAAATATGCCCATGACGAGCATCGCTGCAATGAGCATCTGTTGGCCGTACATTGAGGTGATTAACACAGCGACAATGGAGACCCCACTACTCGGTGCAGAAACCATTAATGTGCGTGATCCAAAAAAACTGATTCCGATGAGCATGAGTGCGGTACTGAATATGCCGACTGTCGGGCTGACGCCAGCGATGAATGAAAATGCGATAGCACCTGGCATCATAGCTAAAGCGACAAGTAAGCCTGCCGTGATGTTTTGGAAAGTGTGTCCTCTCCAGCTTGTGAGGTAATTTTGGATTGTGTGATTCATCTCCATTCCCCCCGACTCCCCTTTTATTTCATTATATTATATCAAAGCAATCGGGATTTGTTGATTATTTTAGGTTTTGCGTGATGGTTTTGTTTCATAATACATACTGTCACATAAAAATAAACATGCTAGGATTGCTTATACCATTCTCCCGTTCCCAGAGACTTGCCTCAACTCAATTTGGCTTGAATGGAGTGTTCACGAAATGGAAGCCAAATTGGATTATGGGAGCTGTACAGAAATCTCATGTGCAACAAAGATTTCGTCGTACTGCCCCCCCGCAAGGCTAACTAGGCTTCTTAAAAGCTTGAATAGGCGCATTGAGAAGCCAGACAGCTACTGCGATAAACAGTAGCCACTATTAAAATGAAAAGTAAAGATTTCGGTCAACCTCTTTCTCTCAGGCGTCTTGCACGGTTTCGACAATCGTATCATTACAGTATTGTTACCCATACTACTAAACACTTCTCGCTTTTTAGGAATTAGGCCGGGTCGATTCTGTTCATATCATTTTAAACGAGTAGTCCTGCATTACACAAAAAGATGAAGCGGATTGCAACCTCCTATTCAAGGTGCTTATCCGCTTTGTTTATAGTAATTATGCTTGTGTTAATAATTGTGGTTGACGGTCAACGATGACACGTCCGTTTTGAATGACTTTTTCAACATGGTTTACCCCGTAATGATACGGAATGTATTCATGGTTGGGTGCACGCCAAATGACGATATTCGCATCATCACCTTTGTTAATCGTACCGGCATCCACATCAATGGCTTTTGCTGCATTGATTGTGACTGCATTCCAAATTTCGGCTGGTGATAGTTTTAATTTTAATGATGCAATCGCCATAACCATTTGTAAATTGTTTGTTACACAGCTACCTGGGTTGTAGTCTGTCGCAATTGCAATGGCACCGTTATTGTCTAACATGCCTCGAGCATCTGCATAACTTTCTTTGTCCAAGTAGAACGTTGTCCCCGGTAATAATACCGCCACAGTATCAGAATCTTTTAAGTTGGCTTTGTCTTTATCACTTGAAGCAACGAGGTGATCTGCAGAAATAGCATCTTCCTCAATCGCTAACCCTAAACCACCGAGCGGATCGATTTCGTCTGCATGAATTTTCACTCTTAAGCCAAGTCCTTTCGCTGCTTCCATATAACGTTTCGATTCTTCT from Staphylococcus sp. MI 10-1553 carries:
- a CDS encoding M20 peptidase aminoacylase family protein: MAADLKQLIEWRRWFHQNPELSNEEFQTTARLREILESYDIRILDLPLKVGLIAEVGEGEDMIAIRSDIDALPINEKTNLAYQSQNDNVMHACGHDIHMASILGTAVKLKEMESELTGRVRIIFQSAEETGDGAPAVVQTGALDGALAILGFHNAPTIKVGEWRAKSGHLTSNVDRFNIRIQGRGAHAAMPQDSVDPQIVLGQLILSIQTIVSRNIAPYDEAVVTVGQIHSGHTWNVIPQEAMVEGTVRSFKAEIRDQVEERMTQICEGLEKQFNVKIDLDYHRLTASVVNDEKLQNMALEVAQSVGYETEVLPRALTIGEDFSGYQAVAPVHFAMIGSDSEYPLHHEKFQPNEQILDKVPDYFIAFIQRLWDEHLRR
- a CDS encoding SulP family inorganic anion transporter translates to MNHTIQNYLTSWRGHTFQNITAGLLVALAMMPGAIAFSFIAGVSPTVGIFSTALMLIGISFFGSRTLMVSAPSSGVSIVAVLITSMYGQQMLIAAMLVMGIFQILFAFCRVDKAIHKIPVPVVVGFMNALAYLLFTSQLKHIFGHNLWTYLFATLSLVMIFLIPYITERIPAALIMIVVLSIAAKMFHVDLINVQDLAHIHFEMPTLGLPQVDLTGWMVVELFIFGLMLAIVATIQTSLTARMVDQRTATSSSLNRESFGQGFTNLIICLFGGLAGSALVGQSKYNLELGATSRLSTLAAGIVMLLFLILLSPLVGSIPMVVLAIVLTRISMNTFDRQTLRYIVERRWTEFMIMLITFLLIVIARNLALGVLVGTATYYSYQRIQKYRKKYRKGRD